One window of Campylobacter sp. RM12651 genomic DNA carries:
- a CDS encoding YbgC/FadM family acyl-CoA thioesterase → MQIRVYYEDTDCMGIVYHTNYLKYCERARSEWFFANEGKDLLKENPFALREIKAIYKAPAKLGDILEVKNILVGFDKYCLELKQIIYKDDKAIFEAFIKLVHIKDGKLSPISEELKKIFE, encoded by the coding sequence ATGCAAATTAGAGTTTATTATGAAGATACTGATTGTATGGGGATTGTCTATCATACAAATTATTTAAAATATTGTGAAAGAGCTAGGAGCGAATGGTTTTTCGCTAATGAAGGAAAAGATTTATTAAAAGAAAATCCTTTTGCATTAAGAGAAATTAAGGCTATTTATAAAGCACCTGCTAAATTAGGAGATATTTTAGAAGTTAAAAATATTCTTGTAGGATTTGATAAATATTGTTTAGAATTAAAGCAAATAATTTATAAAGATGATAAAGCTATTTTTGAAGCTTTTATAAAATTAGTTCATATAAAAGATGGCAAACTATCCCCAATTAGCGAAGAATTAAAAAAAATATTTGAGTAA
- a CDS encoding ATP-binding protein, with translation MFGDKSFKPSLNDINYYIYELVNTYNPYEFEINESECKALIHYARKSRLEFSINKYGSRFKARKSFHSLINRGFLRLELNNDLLSFKRFYPQNKVIFNSNYTRFYFYFLKAMEKIILKDKELALKLINEKFYEYQSFIYEQIACEWCEKRFNIKGIKSIWGKDYECDIFYDNYEISLLGEVKFNGKKMCISSYSKLIQKARYLGFEPDYFILFSKNGFSKKLLALNDKRLILANHENFKEFI, from the coding sequence GTGTTTGGAGATAAGAGTTTTAAACCTAGTTTAAATGATATTAATTATTATATATACGAGCTAGTAAATACATATAATCCTTACGAATTTGAAATAAATGAAAGCGAATGCAAGGCACTAATTCACTACGCTAGAAAATCTCGCTTGGAGTTTTCTATCAACAAATACGGCTCAAGATTTAAAGCTAGAAAGAGCTTTCACTCGTTGATTAATCGTGGTTTTTTAAGACTTGAATTAAATAATGATTTATTGAGTTTTAAGAGATTTTATCCACAAAATAAAGTTATTTTTAATTCTAATTACACTAGATTTTATTTTTATTTTTTAAAGGCAATGGAAAAAATCATTTTAAAAGATAAAGAACTAGCCTTAAAATTAATTAATGAAAAATTTTATGAATATCAGTCGTTTATTTACGAGCAAATTGCTTGTGAATGGTGCGAGAAGAGATTTAATATAAAAGGCATTAAGAGTATTTGGGGCAAAGATTATGAATGTGATATTTTTTATGATAATTACGAAATATCTTTATTAGGCGAAGTGAAATTTAATGGCAAAAAAATGTGCATTAGCTCGTATTCAAAACTCATTCAAAAGGCTAGATATTTAGGGTTTGAGCCTGATTATTTTATACTTTTTAGTAAAAACGGCTTTAGTAAAAAACTCCTAGCTTTAAATGATAAAAGACTAATACTAGCTAATCACGAAAATTTTAAAGAATTTATATAA
- a CDS encoding aminotransferase class V-fold PLP-dependent enzyme — MQISELKSDIILDENTKYFDYTASALALKSIELKMQNILKTYANTHSDSAKNSKITSKYYKDAKSYIKKSLGLNSNYSLIACGSGSTAAIKKFQELLGIYVPPLIKQRYFNDIAKNTLPLVIVSAIEHHSNELSFKEGLCECIRLNHRDFNSDLYELERICKKNANRKIIMSFNAVSNITGVRANLAKISEIAKKYKAILAIDASSAIPYENIEIPFDALFFSGHKMLGGVGTSGFLAIKNELIGKIPTFAAGGTVGYVSRSNYEFLDDAESLEEGGTPAILQVIKSELAFRLRDEIGLGVIKEKENILKEYFLNAIKKVQFKYKITLYAANIKDRLPIFSLNSTGVSPYDLARVLSDDYGIETRAGCACAGPYAHDLLNYVDNQNFNAKPGFLRISLHYTHELSDIDYLINSLCKSIEKLNKNLK, encoded by the coding sequence ATGCAAATTAGTGAGCTAAAAAGCGACATAATTTTAGATGAAAATACAAAATATTTTGATTACACAGCAAGTGCTTTAGCACTAAAATCAATTGAATTAAAAATGCAAAATATTTTAAAAACATACGCCAACACTCATTCAGATAGTGCAAAAAATTCAAAAATAACAAGTAAATACTATAAAGACGCAAAAAGCTATATCAAAAAAAGCTTAGGATTAAATTCTAATTATAGCTTGATTGCTTGTGGGAGTGGCTCAACTGCGGCTATTAAAAAATTTCAAGAATTATTAGGAATATATGTTCCACCGCTTATTAAACAGCGTTATTTTAATGATATTGCTAAAAATACTTTGCCTTTAGTAATTGTTAGTGCGATTGAACACCATTCAAATGAGCTTAGTTTTAAAGAAGGTTTATGCGAGTGCATTAGGCTAAATCATAGGGATTTTAATAGTGATTTATACGAGCTTGAAAGAATTTGCAAAAAGAACGCTAATAGAAAAATAATAATGAGTTTTAATGCCGTTAGCAATATCACAGGAGTTAGAGCAAACCTTGCAAAAATCAGCGAAATTGCGAAAAAATATAAAGCGATTTTAGCAATTGATGCAAGTTCGGCTATACCTTATGAAAATATTGAAATTCCGTTTGATGCTTTGTTTTTTTCAGGACATAAAATGCTAGGTGGAGTTGGCACGAGTGGATTTTTAGCTATTAAAAATGAGCTTATTGGCAAAATTCCTACATTTGCAGCTGGTGGGACGGTTGGCTATGTTAGTAGGAGTAATTATGAGTTTTTAGACGATGCTGAAAGCCTTGAAGAGGGTGGAACCCCTGCGATTTTACAAGTTATTAAAAGTGAATTAGCTTTTAGACTTAGAGATGAAATAGGGCTTGGAGTGATTAAAGAAAAGGAAAATATCTTAAAAGAATATTTTTTAAACGCAATTAAAAAAGTGCAATTTAAATACAAAATCACACTATACGCTGCAAATATTAAGGATAGATTGCCTATATTTTCACTAAATTCTACAGGCGTTAGCCCTTATGATTTAGCTAGGGTCTTAAGCGATGATTATGGGATAGAAACTCGTGCTGGGTGTGCTTGTGCTGGTCCTTATGCGCATGATTTATTAAATTATGTGGATAATCAAAATTTCAATGCTAAGCCTGGATTTTTAAGAATAAGTTTGCATTATACTCACGAATTAAGCGATATTGATTATTTGATTAACTCACTTTGCAAAAGCATAGAAAAGCTAAATAAGAATTTAAAATAA
- a CDS encoding glycosyl transferase family 90, with amino-acid sequence MNLKGLGALSIPRVFFNMQLISKLNALKKLKNDEILYIKNRLNYYNKINDFFELKKIENVEHSKLGENLLKNTSYSFDFYNVSKYFHKDLKINKFFYDCSSEFLNTITKSRPIDSKNVILKLDSRRYFCFLNDKNDFKDKVDLAVFRGACVQQNRIDFINKFKDCKRLNLGNVNKKNRSGYLSKEEQLKYKFIISLEGWDVATNLKWIMSSNSIAITPRLKYETWFMEGKLIPNEHFLLIQDDFSDILDVMDNALTNDKLVKNIIKNQNEYIQQFLNPNIEELLGILVLAKYFYYSNQVKLDNFVIELFD; translated from the coding sequence ATGAATTTAAAAGGACTTGGTGCTTTAAGTATTCCAAGAGTGTTTTTTAATATGCAATTAATTTCAAAATTAAATGCTTTAAAAAAGCTAAAAAATGATGAGATTTTATATATAAAAAATAGATTGAATTATTACAATAAAATTAATGATTTTTTTGAGCTAAAAAAGATAGAAAATGTAGAGCATTCTAAATTAGGCGAAAACTTATTAAAAAACACTTCATATTCTTTTGATTTTTACAATGTTAGCAAATATTTTCATAAAGATTTAAAGATAAATAAATTCTTTTATGATTGTTCTAGTGAGTTTTTAAATACCATAACAAAATCAAGACCAATTGATAGTAAAAATGTGATTTTAAAGCTTGATAGCAGAAGATATTTTTGTTTTTTAAATGATAAAAATGATTTTAAAGATAAAGTGGATTTGGCTGTTTTTAGGGGTGCTTGTGTTCAACAAAATAGAATAGATTTTATTAATAAATTTAAAGATTGTAAAAGACTAAATCTAGGTAATGTAAATAAGAAAAATAGGTCAGGTTATTTAAGCAAGGAAGAGCAGCTTAAATATAAATTTATAATCTCTCTTGAAGGTTGGGATGTTGCTACAAATCTTAAATGGATAATGAGTTCAAATTCTATCGCAATTACTCCAAGATTAAAATATGAAACTTGGTTTATGGAAGGAAAATTAATTCCTAATGAGCATTTTTTATTAATTCAAGATGATTTTAGCGATATTTTAGATGTAATGGATAATGCTTTAACTAATGATAAATTAGTAAAAAATATTATTAAAAATCAAAATGAATATATACAACAATTTTTAAATCCTAATATAGAAGAATTGCTTGGTATTTTGGTTTTAGCGAAGTATTTTTATTATTCAAATCAAGTGAAATTAGATAATTTTGTAATTGAATTATTTGATTGA
- a CDS encoding FAD-dependent oxidoreductase, translating into MKKIVFLGAGYANLSLIKKIKKKNLRKAEFILINNNSYHYKTTELHKIAARESEKDIVINLKSILPKDITLICDNVKSIENGKVICENANYDYDELYVGLGASVNTFGIDGLDECLNIINYKNALKTAETLYKNLELYENKNVIICGAGLSGVELCGSIATTCKNLGISINLYLVEAMDEILPVYTKDLAKKARNYLENLGVKVLSSHKIIKKVDDKLFLNDENNYIKAKTIIFTAGVKGSEVIANSGFNHKNNRVLVNEYLMAPNFDNCYVLGDLAIVSNFAPTAQIACKQGKYLAKRLNARLEGIEFNEPFKYNDKGSICSVGKDYAIGVILGKTYSGFMAKSLKKLTEIEWSETLK; encoded by the coding sequence ATGAAAAAAATTGTATTTTTAGGTGCTGGGTATGCAAATTTAAGTCTAATTAAAAAGATTAAAAAGAAAAATCTAAGAAAAGCAGAATTTATACTAATTAACAATAATTCTTATCATTATAAAACGACAGAATTACACAAAATAGCAGCAAGAGAAAGCGAAAAAGACATAGTAATAAATCTAAAAAGCATACTGCCTAAAGATATAACTTTAATTTGTGATAATGTAAAAAGTATTGAAAATGGCAAAGTTATTTGCGAGAATGCAAATTATGATTATGATGAGCTTTATGTTGGGCTTGGTGCGAGTGTAAATACCTTTGGCATTGATGGACTTGATGAATGCTTAAATATTATAAATTATAAAAACGCTTTAAAAACTGCTGAAACACTTTATAAAAATCTTGAGCTTTATGAGAATAAAAATGTAATTATTTGTGGTGCGGGGCTTAGTGGAGTAGAACTTTGTGGCTCAATCGCTACAACTTGCAAAAATCTAGGAATTAGCATTAATTTATATTTGGTTGAAGCAATGGATGAGATTTTGCCTGTTTATACTAAAGATTTAGCTAAAAAAGCTAGAAATTATTTAGAAAATCTAGGCGTAAAAGTTCTAAGCTCTCATAAAATAATCAAAAAAGTTGATGATAAATTATTCTTAAACGATGAAAATAATTATATAAAAGCAAAAACTATAATTTTTACAGCTGGAGTTAAGGGTAGTGAAGTAATTGCAAATAGTGGCTTTAATCACAAAAATAATAGAGTTTTAGTGAATGAGTATTTAATGGCACCTAATTTTGATAATTGCTATGTTTTAGGAGATTTAGCGATTGTTTCAAATTTCGCACCTACTGCACAAATTGCTTGTAAGCAAGGAAAATACCTAGCAAAAAGACTAAATGCAAGACTTGAAGGAATTGAGTTTAATGAACCTTTTAAATACAATGATAAAGGTAGCATTTGTTCGGTTGGAAAAGACTATGCAATAGGCGTTATTTTAGGTAAAACTTATAGTGGTTTTATGGCAAAAAGTCTTAAAAAATTAACCGAAATAGAATGGAGTGAAACTCTAAAGTAA
- a CDS encoding adenosylmethionine--8-amino-7-oxononanoate transaminase, translating into MQEELVKLDLAHIWHPCTQMKEHEFVPLIPIKRAKGVYLYDFNDKSYIDCVSSWWVNLFGHSNDYINSKIYEQLNTLEHIIMAGFSHESIIRLSKRLTDLLPTKLNKCFYADNGSSAVEVALKMSFHKNLLQGKLKNKFLSLSNSYHGETIAALSVSDVELYKKTYKPLLLECLNTPAPSGLDYENELKELEKLLEKEHKNINAFILEPLIQCAGSMNMYSAKFIKKACWLAKSYDIDIIFDEIAVGFGRSGTMFALEQCEIVPDFLCLSKGLSGGYLPISVVITNDEIYNEFYAPYSEYKAFLHSHSYTGNALACAAANATLDIFTKDNVINQNKIKSEYINSLWQGFAEFKSVRNVRHQGMVFAFDIEHFNPRFGLEVYLKALEYGLLLRPLGNTIYFMPPYVINNDEINYVINSIKEILRFKNVK; encoded by the coding sequence ATGCAAGAAGAATTAGTAAAACTTGATTTAGCACATATTTGGCACCCTTGCACGCAAATGAAAGAGCACGAATTTGTGCCATTAATCCCTATAAAAAGGGCAAAAGGTGTGTATTTATATGATTTTAATGATAAATCATATATTGATTGCGTTAGCTCTTGGTGGGTAAATCTTTTCGGACATAGCAATGATTATATAAATAGTAAAATTTACGAGCAATTAAACACTTTAGAGCATATCATAATGGCTGGATTTTCTCACGAAAGCATTATAAGATTATCAAAAAGACTTACTGATTTACTACCAACTAAGCTTAATAAATGCTTTTATGCTGATAATGGCTCAAGTGCTGTTGAAGTAGCACTTAAGATGAGTTTTCATAAAAATCTTTTGCAAGGAAAATTAAAAAACAAATTTTTATCACTTAGTAATTCATATCACGGAGAAACGATAGCTGCACTAAGCGTAAGCGATGTTGAGCTTTATAAAAAGACTTATAAACCACTTTTGCTTGAATGCTTAAACACTCCTGCACCAAGTGGGCTAGATTATGAAAATGAATTAAAAGAGCTTGAAAAATTACTTGAAAAAGAGCATAAAAACATAAATGCCTTTATACTTGAGCCTTTAATTCAGTGTGCAGGTTCAATGAATATGTATTCAGCTAAGTTTATTAAAAAGGCTTGTTGGTTAGCAAAATCTTATGATATTGATATAATTTTTGATGAAATTGCCGTTGGATTTGGAAGAAGCGGGACTATGTTTGCTTTAGAGCAGTGTGAAATTGTGCCTGATTTTTTATGCCTTAGCAAAGGGCTTAGCGGTGGGTATTTGCCAATTAGTGTAGTAATTACAAATGATGAAATTTATAATGAATTTTATGCTCCATATAGCGAATACAAGGCGTTTTTGCATTCACATAGCTATACAGGAAATGCACTTGCTTGTGCTGCTGCGAATGCAACTTTAGATATATTTACTAAAGATAATGTTATAAATCAAAATAAAATTAAAAGCGAGTATATAAACTCACTTTGGCAAGGATTTGCTGAATTTAAGAGTGTGCGAAATGTTAGGCATCAAGGAATGGTGTTTGCATTTGATATAGAGCATTTTAATCCTAGATTTGGGCTTGAAGTATATCTAAAAGCACTTGAATATGGGTTACTTTTAAGACCACTTGGCAATACGATTTATTTTATGCCACCTTATGTAATCAATAACGATGAGATAAATTATGTAATAAATAGCATAAAAGAGATTTTGAGATTTAAGAATGTGAAATGA
- a CDS encoding pyridoxal phosphate-dependent aminotransferase family protein, which yields MQNLLNELKKENNFRELKRFKNDGKFVIFNDKRLLNFASNDYLGIASSGELEREFLKNHFALSSSASRSLGGGGDEYFLFEEYLSSLYKNEALLFSSGFLLNYSCLSALATLKNTLFLADKKVHASIIDGIKHSNFKRFKHNDINDLEKLLQTNLNYEKIIIICESLYSMDADFAPLDKLLELKKKYKNIMLYVDEAHSIGSLGINGLGLGHLKDIDFLVLTFGKSIASMGAAMICSKEAKDFFINKARGLIYSTALPPINVAYSHFVFSKLANFDKLREHLQNLSSYLNELLKDKIKGVSYIKMIVLGDNEKANFYSARLMQKGFFAPSIKTPTVAIKDTGIRLSINASMDFSDLDNFAKAFYEI from the coding sequence ATGCAAAACTTATTAAATGAATTAAAAAAAGAAAATAATTTTAGAGAACTAAAAAGATTTAAAAATGATGGTAAATTTGTGATTTTCAATGATAAAAGACTGCTTAATTTTGCTAGTAATGATTATTTAGGAATTGCAAGTAGCGGTGAACTTGAACGAGAGTTTTTAAAAAATCATTTTGCACTTAGCTCAAGCGCTAGTAGAAGTCTTGGTGGCGGTGGAGATGAATACTTTTTGTTTGAAGAATACTTATCGTCTTTATATAAAAATGAAGCGCTTTTATTTAGCAGTGGGTTTTTGCTAAATTATAGTTGTTTAAGTGCTTTAGCTACTTTAAAAAATACGCTTTTTTTAGCTGATAAAAAAGTTCATGCAAGTATCATTGATGGCATAAAGCATTCTAATTTTAAACGCTTTAAACACAATGATATAAATGATTTAGAAAAATTATTGCAAACGAATTTAAATTATGAAAAAATCATAATAATTTGCGAGAGTTTATATAGTATGGATGCAGATTTTGCACCACTTGATAAGCTTTTAGAACTTAAGAAAAAATATAAAAACATTATGCTTTATGTTGATGAAGCACATAGTATTGGCTCACTAGGTATTAATGGGCTTGGACTTGGACACTTAAAAGACATTGATTTTTTAGTTCTTACATTTGGCAAAAGCATTGCTAGTATGGGTGCTGCGATGATTTGCTCAAAAGAAGCAAAAGATTTTTTTATAAACAAGGCTAGGGGGTTAATTTATTCAACCGCTTTACCGCCTATTAATGTAGCTTATTCGCATTTTGTGTTTTCAAAATTGGCTAATTTTGATAAATTAAGAGAGCATTTACAAAATCTTAGCTCATATTTAAATGAATTGCTAAAAGATAAAATAAAGGGCGTTAGTTATATAAAAATGATAGTTTTAGGAGATAATGAAAAAGCTAATTTTTACTCGGCAAGACTTATGCAAAAAGGCTTTTTTGCTCCAAGTATAAAAACTCCAACCGTAGCTATTAAAGATACAGGAATAAGACTATCAATAAATGCTAGTATGGATTTTAGCGATTTAGATAATTTTGCTAAGGCTTTTTATGAAATTTGA
- a CDS encoding pimeloyl-ACP methyl esterase BioG family protein: MKFEFLHKNNSSDLVLFFGGFGFLPSAYNLASKNDVLMVYDYLEFDLGFLEICKTYKNIKLIAFSMGVMVSCKCDLSSLNIVQKIAINGTIKGIDDELGISEKLFKITAKRFDKESFLNNCGGINKAFNQNPKDELLSIIEISKKPCIWQDYDLAYSSNDDKIFPQNALLKSFKNINKINASHFCFDEFLSWDEI; the protein is encoded by the coding sequence ATGAAATTTGAGTTTTTACATAAAAATAATTCTAGTGATTTGGTGCTATTTTTCGGTGGTTTTGGATTTTTACCGAGTGCTTATAATTTAGCTTCTAAAAATGATGTTTTAATGGTTTATGATTATTTGGAATTTGATTTAGGATTTTTAGAGATTTGTAAAACTTATAAAAACATTAAACTAATCGCTTTTTCAATGGGTGTTATGGTGTCTTGCAAGTGTGATTTAAGTTCGCTTAATATCGTGCAAAAAATAGCGATAAATGGCACTATAAAAGGTATTGATGATGAGTTGGGAATTAGCGAAAAGCTTTTTAAAATTACGGCTAAAAGATTTGATAAAGAAAGCTTTTTAAATAATTGTGGCGGGATAAATAAGGCATTTAATCAAAATCCTAAAGATGAGCTTTTAAGTATTATAGAAATTTCTAAAAAGCCTTGTATTTGGCAAGATTATGATTTGGCATACTCATCAAATGATGATAAAATTTTCCCACAAAATGCACTTTTAAAAAGCTTTAAAAATATTAATAAAATCAATGCTTCTCATTTTTGCTTTGATGAGTTTTTAAGCTGGGATGAAATATGA